From the Arvicola amphibius chromosome 2, mArvAmp1.2, whole genome shotgun sequence genome, one window contains:
- the LOC119806970 gene encoding LOW QUALITY PROTEIN: programmed cell death protein 5-like (The sequence of the model RefSeq protein was modified relative to this genomic sequence to represent the inferred CDS: deleted 1 base in 1 codon), protein MVDKELEALRKQRLAELQAKHGDPGDAAQQEAKQREAEMRNSILAQVLDQSARARLSNLALVKPEKTKAVENYLIQMARYGQLSGKVSEQGLIEILEKVSQQTEKKTTVKFNRRKVMDSDEEEDY, encoded by the exons ATGGTGGACAAAGAGCTGGAGgcgctgaggaagcagaggctagcA GAGCTGCAGGCCAAGCATGGGGATCCTGGTGATGCAGCCCAACAGGAAGCAAAGCAAAGGGAAGCAGAAATGAGAAACAGTATCTTAGCCCAAGTTCTGGATCAGTCAGCCCGGGCCAGGTTAAGTAACTTAGCACTTGTAAAGCCTGAAAAAACTAAAGCAGTAGAGAACTACCTTATACAGATGGCTCGGTATGGACAGCTAAGCGGGAAGGTGTCAGAACAAGGTTTAATAGAAATACTTGAGAAAGTCAGccaacagacagaaaagaaaacaacggTTAAATTCAACAGAAGAAAAGTAATGGACTCCGATGAAGAAGAAGATTACTAA